The following coding sequences are from one Epilithonimonas vandammei window:
- a CDS encoding glucosaminidase domain-containing protein, with amino-acid sequence MKKLLAIGFVCVLGFAKAQTWKTEDQYIQKFAPYAVEEMEKYKIPASITLAQGLLETGGGQSRLALEGKNHFGIKCKEEWTGKTMKHTDDAPNECFRVYEDPKQSYEDHSIFLATRKYYTKLFDLNPKDYKAWAHGLKKAGYATNPRYAYILIDKIEKYKLYEFDNTTKNEVYYAILKLYPNLNSDAVFMAKLSQEKQNEKVAPPTVKVPYSQGSYAKKQAEVSDMVAANTKTALLKNILVKNHPNGDLKFFVMPVDADMSDIAKKFGISEKRLMKYNELEDSKLSKNDIIFLEGKNSSGNKETYKAGIGETMHDIAQKFGIKLKKLYSKNRMEAGEEPRAGQLIYLQSKKPRA; translated from the coding sequence ATGAAAAAATTATTGGCGATTGGTTTCGTTTGTGTTTTAGGATTTGCAAAAGCACAAACCTGGAAAACGGAAGACCAATATATCCAGAAGTTCGCGCCATACGCGGTGGAAGAAATGGAGAAATACAAAATCCCAGCGAGTATCACATTGGCACAGGGACTTTTGGAAACCGGGGGCGGACAAAGCCGATTGGCGCTGGAAGGGAAAAACCATTTCGGAATCAAATGTAAGGAAGAATGGACGGGGAAAACGATGAAACACACAGATGATGCTCCCAATGAGTGTTTCCGAGTTTATGAAGACCCGAAGCAGTCTTATGAAGACCATTCGATTTTTTTGGCGACGAGAAAATATTACACGAAATTGTTTGACCTTAATCCAAAAGATTACAAAGCTTGGGCTCACGGGCTTAAGAAAGCTGGATACGCGACGAATCCGAGATATGCTTATATTTTGATTGATAAAATTGAGAAGTATAAGCTTTATGAATTTGATAATACAACAAAGAATGAGGTTTATTATGCGATTCTGAAATTGTATCCCAACTTGAATAGTGACGCAGTTTTTATGGCAAAACTAAGTCAGGAAAAGCAAAATGAAAAAGTGGCTCCGCCAACAGTGAAAGTTCCTTATTCGCAAGGTTCTTATGCAAAAAAACAAGCGGAAGTATCTGATATGGTTGCCGCCAATACTAAAACAGCACTTTTGAAAAATATCCTTGTGAAAAATCATCCCAATGGTGATTTGAAGTTCTTTGTAATGCCTGTAGATGCAGATATGTCTGATATTGCTAAGAAGTTCGGGATCAGTGAAAAACGTCTGATGAAATATAATGAGTTGGAAGATTCTAAGCTGTCAAAGAATGATATCATTTTCTTGGAAGGCAAAAACTCATCCGGAAACAAAGAAACTTACAAAGCAGGAATTGGCGAAACAATGCACGATATTGCTCAGAAATTCGGAATCAAATTGAAGAAATTGTATTCTAAAAACAGAATGGAAGCAGGCGAAGAGCCGAGAGCAGGGCAACTGATCTATCTGCAAAGTAAGAAGCCAAGGGCTTAG
- a CDS encoding transketolase family protein: MKYTYTEKKDTRSGFGAGLAELADTNPNVVALCADLIGSLKMEKFIEKAPERFFQTGIAEANMMGLAAGLTINGKIPFAGTFANFATSRVYDQIRQSIAYSGKNVKIAASHAGVTLGEDGATHQVLEDIGMMKMLPGMTVINPCDYNQTKAATLAAAAHEGPVYLRFGRPVVPVFIPEDMPFEIGKGILLQEGTDVTIVATGHLVWESLLAADVLEKEGISCEIINIHTIKPLDEEIILKSVEKTGKIVSAEEHNYLGGLGESIAGMLARRRPTPQEFVAVHDTFGESGTPAELMKKYEIDADAVVKAVKKIIERTK; encoded by the coding sequence ATGAAATATACATATACAGAAAAAAAAGATACACGTTCCGGTTTTGGAGCAGGATTGGCAGAATTAGCTGATACAAATCCAAATGTTGTAGCACTTTGCGCAGATTTGATTGGTTCTCTTAAAATGGAGAAATTCATAGAGAAAGCTCCGGAAAGATTTTTCCAAACAGGTATTGCAGAGGCTAATATGATGGGCTTGGCAGCAGGTTTGACGATTAACGGGAAAATCCCTTTTGCTGGTACTTTCGCCAATTTTGCAACATCCAGAGTTTACGATCAGATCCGTCAATCCATTGCTTACTCAGGGAAAAATGTGAAAATTGCTGCTTCTCACGCCGGAGTTACTTTAGGTGAAGATGGCGCAACACACCAGGTTTTGGAAGATATCGGGATGATGAAAATGTTACCGGGTATGACGGTAATCAATCCTTGCGATTATAACCAAACTAAAGCGGCAACTCTTGCTGCTGCTGCACACGAAGGTCCTGTTTATCTAAGATTTGGACGTCCTGTAGTGCCGGTTTTCATTCCGGAAGATATGCCTTTCGAGATTGGTAAAGGAATTCTTTTACAAGAAGGAACGGATGTAACGATTGTTGCAACCGGACATTTGGTTTGGGAATCTCTGTTGGCAGCGGACGTATTGGAGAAAGAAGGAATTTCTTGCGAAATCATCAATATCCACACCATCAAGCCTTTGGATGAAGAGATTATCTTGAAATCTGTAGAGAAAACTGGTAAAATAGTTTCTGCAGAAGAGCACAACTACCTTGGTGGACTTGGAGAATCTATTGCTGGAATGTTGGCGAGAAGAAGACCAACGCCTCAAGAATTTGTAGCGGTACACGATACTTTCGGGGAATCTGGAACGCCTGCAGAACTGATGAAGAAATATGAAATCGATGCAGACGCTGTTGTAAAAGCAGTGAAAAAAATCATCGAAAGAACAAAATAA
- a CDS encoding tyrosine-type recombinase/integrase — protein sequence MNRASSEVNGFAELLQRFERNISILGRSKRTFDNYSRHVAAMALHFKTLPTELDPEQVKDYLFELQQRSQTPSQSYFKHTVYGLRFLLKTEGLPYSYLHLPAIPKVKKLPTILSREEIWRMLQSAELLKHKLLIGLIYGCGLRCMEVRNIKLQHLDFDRKMLHIVQGKGSKDRYVPLSEHLIRGLKTFISIENPDQYLFNGNHNRNIEEIDLKTHQNALQKPDFDSRYSQRGVQWVIKTISKKAGITKEVHTHTLRHSYATHLLEDGVPIIMVQKLLGHERIESTMEYLHVCQLSDQQPHSPLDTVFALCRKNGIPK from the coding sequence CTGAATCGTGCCTCGAGCGAAGTTAACGGTTTTGCCGAACTTCTGCAACGCTTCGAAAGAAATATTTCCATCCTGGGCAGAAGCAAGCGTACCTTCGACAATTATTCCCGTCACGTTGCGGCCATGGCGCTACATTTCAAAACATTGCCCACCGAACTGGATCCCGAACAGGTCAAAGACTACCTTTTTGAACTCCAGCAGCGAAGCCAAACCCCATCACAGTCCTATTTTAAACATACCGTTTACGGACTGCGGTTTTTGCTGAAAACCGAAGGTTTGCCCTACAGCTACCTCCATCTTCCCGCGATTCCAAAAGTGAAAAAACTTCCCACTATTTTAAGCCGTGAAGAAATCTGGCGAATGCTTCAAAGTGCTGAACTCCTGAAACACAAACTGCTCATCGGCCTCATCTACGGGTGCGGACTGCGTTGTATGGAAGTAAGGAATATCAAGCTTCAGCATTTGGATTTCGACCGGAAGATGCTGCATATCGTGCAGGGAAAAGGCAGCAAAGACCGCTATGTTCCCCTGTCCGAACATTTAATCAGAGGCTTGAAAACCTTCATCAGTATTGAAAATCCGGATCAGTATTTATTCAATGGGAACCATAACAGGAATATTGAGGAGATTGATTTAAAAACACATCAAAACGCTTTACAGAAACCTGATTTTGACTCCCGCTACAGCCAGCGCGGCGTTCAGTGGGTAATCAAGACCATCTCAAAAAAAGCCGGCATCACCAAAGAGGTTCACACCCATACTTTGCGCCACAGCTACGCCACGCATCTGCTGGAAGACGGCGTTCCGATCATCATGGTTCAGAAACTTCTGGGTCATGAAAGAATTGAATCGACGATGGAATACCTCCATGTCTGCCAGCTATCGGATCAGCAGCCGCACAGCCCCCTGGATACCGTTTTCGCTTTATGCCGCAAAAATGGAATCCCGAAGTAA
- the hemL gene encoding glutamate-1-semialdehyde 2,1-aminomutase, producing the protein MLYQRSSALFEEAYQYIPGGVNSPVRAFKSVGGVPLFMKSAKGAYLTDEDDRNYVDYINSWGPAILGHTHPEVLEALKLQAEKGFSFGAPTELETEIAKFIVENVPNVDQIRMVSSGTEACMSAIRLARGYTEREKIIKFEGCYHGHSDSFLIQAGSGMATFGSPNSPGVTQGTAKDTLLAQYNNIEQVEELFKNNPEQIAAIIVEPIAGNMGCILPENQFLQNLRKLCDEHGTLLIFDEVMTGFRLAFGGAQEALGVKADLVTYGKVIGGGLPVGAFAGPNEIMNWLSPRGRVYQAGTLSGNPLAMRAGLKTLQLIKEDADFYKKLDKTTETLDFEIGKILNEKGIRHRINRKGSMMSIFFDVTSASNFNEVNNSNIGLFNNLFHQVLEQGIYLPPSGYETWFISSAIGDTEIDKTLEAFRKFQY; encoded by the coding sequence ATGTTATACCAAAGAAGTTCAGCGCTTTTTGAAGAAGCGTACCAATATATTCCGGGCGGTGTTAATTCGCCGGTTCGTGCATTTAAATCTGTGGGCGGTGTTCCGCTATTTATGAAATCTGCAAAAGGTGCTTACCTTACAGATGAAGACGACAGAAACTATGTCGATTATATCAACTCTTGGGGACCTGCAATTCTCGGTCACACACATCCAGAAGTTTTGGAAGCCCTGAAACTACAGGCTGAGAAAGGATTTTCTTTCGGAGCACCGACGGAATTGGAAACGGAGATTGCAAAATTTATCGTGGAAAATGTTCCGAATGTTGACCAAATAAGAATGGTTTCTTCTGGAACCGAAGCTTGTATGAGCGCCATTCGTCTAGCGAGAGGTTATACAGAAAGAGAAAAAATCATCAAGTTCGAAGGTTGCTATCACGGGCATTCGGATTCGTTTTTGATTCAGGCGGGAAGTGGAATGGCGACATTCGGAAGTCCTAATTCGCCAGGTGTTACGCAGGGAACAGCAAAAGACACTTTGCTCGCCCAATACAATAACATCGAACAGGTAGAAGAACTTTTCAAAAATAATCCTGAGCAGATTGCGGCGATTATCGTAGAACCGATTGCCGGAAATATGGGTTGTATTTTGCCGGAAAATCAGTTCCTTCAGAACCTTAGAAAACTTTGTGATGAGCACGGAACTTTATTGATTTTTGATGAGGTGATGACGGGATTCCGTTTGGCTTTTGGTGGAGCGCAGGAAGCTTTGGGCGTGAAGGCGGATTTGGTAACTTACGGAAAAGTGATTGGCGGCGGTTTGCCAGTTGGTGCTTTTGCTGGACCGAACGAAATTATGAACTGGCTTTCCCCAAGAGGACGTGTTTATCAAGCCGGAACTTTGAGCGGAAATCCTTTGGCAATGAGAGCAGGACTCAAAACTTTGCAATTGATAAAAGAAGATGCAGATTTCTATAAAAAATTAGACAAAACGACTGAAACTCTGGATTTCGAAATTGGGAAAATCCTGAATGAAAAAGGAATCCGACACCGTATCAACAGAAAAGGGAGTATGATGTCGATTTTCTTTGATGTGACGTCTGCAAGTAACTTCAATGAAGTTAATAATTCCAATATTGGTTTGTTCAATAATTTGTTTCATCAGGTTTTGGAACAGGGGATTTATCTTCCGCCAAGTGGTTATGAGACTTGGTTTATTTCATCCGCAATTGGCGATACAGAGATTGATAAAACGCTGGAAGCTTTTAGAAAGTTTCAGTACTAG
- a CDS encoding IS91 family transposase, with protein MESRSKAKHQNGGVADVLRKLNLSARNFTVHQEKTLRALSYCRTSALGGHIDACDGCGNLSISYNSCRNRHCPQCQGHKKEEWIRKREADLLPCSYYHLVFTLPEELNGLSIANPTLVYKTLFEAAWATLNQFGKTEGMQLGMIAILHTWGQNLSLHPHLHCIVPGGGINRQGRWKKKVRNDKYLFSVKAMSKVFRAKFVASLKACGIKDADLMDRLFAKKWVVYAKRPFGGPKQVIEYLGRYTHKVAISNHRIKEVTDKEVRFGYKDYRKGGEKKEMTLSHVEFIRRFSLHILPRRFVRIRHYGILSSSWKRGKLQSLQSDLNIRVPEAKPKTLLNKCRCCKEGNLVTIAIFGQRGPPQDFLFVTQPLSAK; from the coding sequence ATGGAATCCCGAAGTAAGGCAAAGCATCAAAACGGAGGCGTTGCAGATGTTCTTCGTAAACTCAATCTATCGGCCCGGAATTTTACGGTTCATCAGGAAAAAACGCTTCGGGCTCTGTCCTATTGCCGCACTTCAGCGTTGGGTGGTCATATCGATGCGTGTGATGGCTGCGGAAACCTCTCCATCAGTTACAACTCCTGCAGAAACCGTCACTGTCCCCAGTGTCAGGGACACAAAAAGGAAGAATGGATCCGGAAACGTGAAGCGGACTTGCTGCCGTGCAGCTATTACCATCTGGTTTTTACGCTTCCTGAAGAACTGAACGGTTTGTCCATTGCCAATCCCACCCTTGTTTACAAAACCTTATTTGAAGCCGCCTGGGCAACTTTAAACCAGTTTGGCAAAACGGAAGGAATGCAGCTCGGAATGATTGCGATACTTCACACGTGGGGACAGAACTTGAGCTTGCATCCGCACCTGCACTGCATTGTTCCAGGTGGTGGCATCAACAGGCAGGGCAGATGGAAAAAGAAAGTACGAAACGATAAATATCTGTTCTCCGTAAAGGCGATGAGCAAAGTCTTCCGCGCGAAGTTTGTGGCTTCATTAAAGGCTTGTGGAATTAAAGATGCTGACCTCATGGACAGGCTCTTCGCCAAAAAATGGGTCGTCTATGCCAAAAGACCTTTTGGCGGCCCGAAACAGGTGATTGAATATTTAGGCAGATACACCCACAAAGTCGCCATCAGCAATCACCGCATCAAAGAAGTTACCGATAAAGAAGTTCGTTTTGGCTACAAAGATTACCGGAAAGGTGGCGAAAAAAAGGAGATGACCCTATCCCATGTGGAGTTTATCAGGCGCTTCAGTCTTCATATTCTGCCCAGAAGGTTTGTGCGGATCCGCCATTACGGTATTTTAAGCAGCAGCTGGAAGCGTGGGAAACTGCAGAGTTTACAGTCTGATTTAAACATCCGGGTTCCGGAAGCAAAACCCAAGACTTTGCTCAATAAATGCCGGTGTTGCAAAGAAGGAAACCTGGTAACCATTGCCATTTTCGGGCAGCGCGGTCCGCCGCAGGACTTTCTTTTCGTCACCCAACCTTTGTCTGCGAAATAA
- a CDS encoding PhoH family protein, protein MFEINYELEGVDTKTFYGVQNQNFNLIKSSFPTLKITGRDNFIFAMGNRETLDVLKQKLDDVTAYMSKHNSLEIKNLESLLKLKDDNEKQLVFDQDIIVKGVNGKAIKAKTTNLKKLVKVSETKDMVFAIGPAGTGKTYTSVALAVRALRDKEVKRIILTRPAVEAGESLGFLPGDLKEKLDPYLQPLYDALRDMIPHEKLEGFIEKKVIEVAPLAFMRGRTLDEAFVILDEAQNTTHSQMKMFLTRMGMNAKFIITGDPSQVDLPPKQQSGLKESMQILKNIDEIGFVHLTEEDVVRHPVVKKIIVAYNNSEKKEK, encoded by the coding sequence ATGTTCGAAATAAATTATGAACTGGAAGGCGTAGATACTAAGACTTTTTACGGCGTACAAAACCAAAATTTTAACCTGATAAAGTCCAGTTTTCCAACGCTAAAAATCACAGGACGAGATAATTTCATCTTCGCAATGGGAAACCGCGAAACACTTGATGTGCTTAAACAAAAGTTGGATGATGTTACCGCATACATGTCCAAGCATAATTCTTTAGAGATAAAAAATCTCGAATCCCTTTTGAAGCTAAAAGACGATAATGAAAAACAATTGGTATTTGACCAGGATATTATAGTAAAAGGTGTCAACGGAAAAGCTATAAAAGCAAAAACTACCAACCTAAAAAAGCTGGTAAAAGTATCCGAAACAAAAGATATGGTCTTCGCAATCGGTCCTGCTGGAACCGGTAAAACTTATACAAGCGTAGCGCTGGCAGTCAGAGCTTTGAGAGATAAGGAAGTAAAAAGAATTATTTTAACCAGACCAGCGGTGGAAGCGGGTGAAAGTTTAGGTTTTCTTCCTGGTGATCTTAAGGAAAAGCTTGATCCGTACTTGCAGCCTTTGTATGATGCGCTGAGGGATATGATTCCGCATGAAAAGCTAGAAGGTTTTATAGAGAAAAAAGTAATTGAAGTTGCGCCATTAGCTTTTATGAGAGGTCGGACTTTGGACGAAGCATTTGTGATTTTGGACGAAGCACAGAACACCACCCATTCTCAAATGAAAATGTTCCTGACTAGGATGGGAATGAACGCCAAGTTTATCATAACCGGTGATCCCAGTCAGGTAGATTTGCCTCCGAAACAGCAATCTGGGCTCAAGGAATCTATGCAAATTCTTAAAAATATTGATGAAATCGGGTTCGTGCATCTTACAGAAGAAGATGTAGTGAGACATCCTGTAGTCAAAAAAATTATTGTTGCTTATAACAATAGTGAGAAGAAAGAAAAATAA
- a CDS encoding 1-aminocyclopropane-1-carboxylate deaminase/D-cysteine desulfhydrase, which produces MLQIPEYKIPIVEIKTDFDIQIFIKREDLIHPKISGNKFWKLFFNVNQYLESKPEKPLLISFGGAFSNHIASVSAFGKEFGIPTIGIIRGNELENNWQENPTLSEASKNGMQFFFVSREDYQNKEKLTQKFSEKYPNALIIPEGGSNVMAVEGVRYMLGEDTKDFDYLCTALGTGGTIAGISRFAEDHQKVIGIKAVKDNSLEKTIQEWSRRNNFELIDADEGRYGKITDENIRFINWFYEEYEIPLDPIYTGKMMQKVFDLAQKAFFPKGSKILTFHTGGLQGIKGANQFLKNKNKALIDFENSIF; this is translated from the coding sequence ATGCTTCAGATTCCGGAATATAAAATCCCAATTGTGGAGATCAAAACTGATTTTGATATTCAGATTTTTATCAAAAGAGAAGACTTGATCCATCCAAAAATTTCCGGTAATAAGTTCTGGAAACTCTTTTTCAATGTCAATCAATATTTGGAATCGAAACCTGAAAAACCTTTGCTGATTTCTTTTGGAGGTGCTTTTTCTAATCATATTGCGTCGGTTTCTGCTTTTGGGAAAGAGTTCGGGATTCCCACAATTGGAATCATCAGAGGAAATGAGTTAGAAAATAATTGGCAAGAAAATCCCACACTTTCCGAAGCTTCAAAAAACGGAATGCAATTTTTTTTCGTTTCAAGAGAAGATTATCAGAATAAAGAAAAATTAACACAAAAATTTTCCGAAAAATATCCAAACGCACTTATTATTCCCGAAGGTGGAAGTAATGTTATGGCAGTGGAAGGTGTACGGTATATGCTGGGGGAAGACACCAAAGATTTTGACTATCTTTGCACAGCTCTTGGAACTGGAGGAACAATTGCAGGGATTTCCAGATTTGCAGAAGACCACCAGAAAGTAATTGGAATCAAAGCTGTGAAAGATAATTCGCTGGAGAAGACAATACAAGAATGGAGTAGGAGAAACAATTTTGAATTGATAGATGCGGATGAAGGTCGTTACGGAAAAATAACTGACGAGAATATCCGTTTTATAAATTGGTTTTATGAAGAATATGAGATTCCGCTGGACCCAATCTATACCGGAAAGATGATGCAGAAGGTTTTTGATTTGGCCCAGAAAGCTTTCTTTCCAAAAGGTTCGAAGATTCTGACATTTCATACGGGCGGATTGCAGGGAATCAAAGGTGCGAATCAGTTTTTGAAAAATAAAAATAAAGCGTTGATTGATTTTGAAAATTCGATTTTTTGA
- a CDS encoding SAM hydrolase/SAM-dependent halogenase family protein, with the protein MPVITLTSDYGLVDHRVASIKGKILSWSEEVKVVDITHNIMAYNLLQTAYIVRNAYKFFPEGSIHIISVDSFHHKHRKNIIIKIDGHYFICADNGIISLMFFDIKPESIYEITLNNRFDDQVSFPSTDIFVPAAMHIYKGGLPEVIGRQIQTMKDISFPKAIYNESEKMIIGEVMYIDNFGNVVSNISRKFFDKYAALQESFTVRFRNIILTRIFEQYTDVVTDWEREPEFHGKSSVIFNDADLLEITIYKGSVLNGASTLFGMNAGEKIYIEFT; encoded by the coding sequence ATGCCAGTTATTACACTTACTTCGGATTATGGACTTGTAGATCACCGCGTTGCGAGTATCAAAGGGAAAATACTTAGCTGGAGCGAGGAAGTAAAGGTTGTGGATATCACCCATAATATAATGGCTTACAATCTTTTGCAGACGGCTTATATTGTTAGAAACGCCTATAAATTTTTCCCGGAAGGGAGTATCCATATTATTTCTGTAGACAGTTTTCATCATAAACACAGAAAAAATATTATTATAAAAATAGACGGACATTACTTTATCTGTGCGGATAATGGTATCATCAGCCTTATGTTCTTTGATATAAAACCAGAATCGATTTATGAAATAACACTCAATAATAGGTTTGATGACCAGGTTTCATTTCCGTCCACCGACATTTTTGTGCCTGCAGCGATGCATATCTACAAAGGAGGTTTGCCGGAAGTCATAGGAAGACAAATTCAGACGATGAAGGACATTTCCTTTCCAAAAGCAATATATAATGAAAGTGAAAAAATGATTATAGGTGAGGTAATGTATATCGATAATTTTGGAAATGTAGTTTCCAACATCAGCCGGAAATTTTTTGATAAATATGCTGCTCTCCAAGAGAGTTTTACAGTAAGATTTAGGAATATCATCCTGACGAGAATCTTTGAGCAATACACAGATGTCGTAACAGACTGGGAGAGAGAACCTGAATTTCACGGAAAATCATCTGTTATTTTTAATGATGCAGACTTGCTGGAAATCACCATTTATAAAGGCAGTGTTCTGAATGGTGCCTCTACCCTTTTCGGGATGAATGCAGGCGAGAAAATCTATATTGAATTCACATAA
- a CDS encoding transketolase gives MSKSIEELKSLSKQIRRDILRMVHAVNSGHPGGSLGCTEYFVALYGEVMNYKLPFTMDGKGEDLFFLSNGHISPVFYSTLARFDFFPVAELATFRKLNSRLQGHPTTHEGLPGVRVASGSLGQGLSVALGAAQGKKLDGDNSLVYILQGDGELQEGQNWEAFMYAAAKKVDNVIATVDYNGRQIDGDTDDVLSLGDLRGKLEAFGWLVLEEKNGNDLEAVIGILNRAKAETGNGKPVAILLHTEMGSGVDYMMGSHSWHGKAPNDEQLELAIKQLYLEAPADY, from the coding sequence ATGAGTAAATCAATCGAAGAGCTGAAAAGCCTTTCTAAGCAGATCAGAAGAGATATTTTGAGAATGGTCCACGCTGTAAATAGTGGTCATCCTGGCGGATCGCTTGGCTGTACGGAATATTTTGTGGCACTTTACGGGGAGGTAATGAATTACAAACTTCCTTTCACAATGGATGGAAAAGGTGAAGATCTTTTCTTCCTTTCAAACGGACATATCTCGCCTGTATTTTACAGTACTTTGGCAAGATTCGATTTCTTTCCGGTAGCAGAATTGGCAACGTTCAGAAAACTAAATTCAAGATTACAAGGTCACCCAACAACTCATGAAGGCTTGCCGGGTGTCAGAGTAGCGTCCGGTTCTCTCGGACAGGGTCTTTCTGTTGCGCTTGGAGCTGCTCAAGGTAAAAAATTAGACGGAGACAATTCTTTGGTTTACATACTTCAGGGTGATGGTGAGTTGCAGGAAGGTCAGAACTGGGAAGCTTTTATGTATGCGGCGGCCAAGAAAGTTGATAATGTCATCGCGACGGTAGATTATAACGGAAGACAGATTGATGGAGATACAGATGATGTATTATCTTTAGGAGATTTGAGAGGGAAATTAGAAGCTTTCGGATGGCTGGTTCTTGAAGAAAAAAACGGAAACGATCTGGAAGCTGTCATCGGAATCTTAAACAGAGCCAAAGCGGAAACCGGAAACGGTAAGCCAGTCGCGATTCTTCTTCATACAGAGATGGGGAGCGGTGTAGATTATATGATGGGAAGCCATTCTTGGCACGGAAAAGCGCCTAATGATGAGCAGTTGGAATTAGCTATCAAACAATTGTACTTAGAAGCACCAGCTGATTATTAA